From the Cyanobacteriota bacterium genome, one window contains:
- a CDS encoding long-chain fatty acid--CoA ligase, producing the protein MPDIPRPAAMTERERRALQQVTTFPNVQSVADIWAIVAQQHPNILALHDPHSKPEVKLTYAQLYEQMQQFAAGLQALGVQAGQCIALIADNSPRWFIADQGTMMAGAVNAVRSAQADTDEVLFILRNSGSTLLIAETIALWQRLRAGLNDLPIHTAILLSDETPDADQYIKVLNFAQVMELGASHSLQPVQRHLEDLATLIYTSGTTGKPKGVMLSHGNLMYQINTTGVIVQPQPGDRVLSILPTWHSYERTCEYFLLSQGCTQIYTNIRHIKQDLKQYKPHYMVAVPRIWESIYEGIQKQFREQPPSKQKLVNSLLDASHRYVRAKRLWQGLDLQNLTPSLGQRLMAGLQTLLYAPLHALGNRLVYKKVREATGGNIKYVISGGGALASHLDTFFEVVGIEILVGYGLTETSPILSARRSWYNLRGSSGKPYPGTELRIVHPETRTPLPAGQRGLVLARGPQVMQGYYQNPEATQKAIDADGWFDTGDLGFLTPGNDIVLTGRAKDTIVLSNGENIEPQPIEDACLRSPFIDQIMLVGQDKKMLGALIVPNLDVLTQWATAQGIATEPALDLEAEAVQELFRRELTREVKNRPGYRPDDRIGVFRLITEPFSV; encoded by the coding sequence ATGCCAGACATACCTCGTCCCGCCGCTATGACTGAGCGTGAACGCCGTGCCTTGCAGCAAGTGACAACGTTTCCCAACGTGCAGTCGGTTGCAGATATTTGGGCGATCGTTGCTCAACAGCATCCCAACATCCTTGCCCTCCATGATCCCCACAGCAAGCCGGAGGTCAAGCTCACCTATGCCCAACTCTATGAACAAATGCAACAATTTGCTGCGGGACTACAAGCCCTTGGTGTGCAGGCTGGTCAGTGCATTGCCCTAATTGCAGACAATAGTCCTCGCTGGTTTATTGCCGACCAGGGAACGATGATGGCCGGAGCAGTCAATGCTGTCCGTAGTGCCCAGGCTGATACAGACGAAGTGTTGTTTATTCTACGCAATAGTGGCAGTACCCTACTGATTGCTGAAACCATAGCTCTATGGCAAAGGTTGCGAGCAGGGCTGAATGACCTCCCGATTCATACTGCAATTCTCTTGTCCGATGAAACACCAGACGCAGATCAGTACATCAAGGTGTTGAACTTTGCTCAGGTGATGGAGTTAGGTGCTAGCCATTCCCTACAACCTGTACAGCGCCATCTTGAAGATTTGGCAACACTGATTTATACCTCTGGAACTACGGGCAAACCCAAGGGTGTGATGCTCAGCCACGGTAACCTTATGTATCAGATCAACACTACAGGGGTAATTGTGCAACCGCAACCGGGCGATCGTGTCCTCAGCATTCTCCCCACTTGGCATAGCTATGAGCGCACCTGTGAATATTTTCTGCTGTCCCAAGGGTGTACTCAAATTTACACCAACATTCGCCACATCAAGCAAGATTTGAAACAGTATAAGCCTCACTATATGGTGGCGGTGCCTCGCATCTGGGAGTCAATCTATGAGGGAATTCAGAAACAATTCCGAGAGCAGCCTCCTAGCAAGCAAAAACTGGTCAATAGTTTGTTGGATGCTAGCCATCGCTACGTTAGGGCTAAGCGTCTATGGCAGGGGTTAGATTTGCAAAACCTAACGCCAAGCTTGGGGCAACGGCTAATGGCTGGCCTCCAAACCCTATTGTATGCTCCCCTACACGCTCTAGGAAACCGTCTGGTCTACAAAAAAGTTCGAGAGGCTACTGGGGGCAATATCAAGTACGTGATTAGTGGTGGTGGAGCACTGGCCAGTCACTTAGATACATTCTTTGAAGTAGTGGGAATTGAAATCTTAGTGGGCTATGGGTTGACAGAAACTTCCCCTATTTTGTCGGCGCGTCGCTCTTGGTACAATCTGCGAGGATCATCGGGTAAACCATACCCAGGGACTGAACTGCGGATTGTGCATCCAGAAACTCGGACTCCGCTACCAGCGGGTCAGCGAGGGCTAGTGCTGGCACGGGGGCCACAGGTTATGCAAGGCTATTACCAAAATCCAGAGGCTACCCAAAAGGCGATCGATGCCGATGGCTGGTTTGACACGGGTGATTTGGGGTTCCTAACCCCTGGCAATGATATTGTGCTGACGGGACGCGCCAAGGACACAATTGTTCTTAGTAATGGTGAAAACATTGAACCTCAACCGATTGAGGACGCTTGCCTCCGCAGCCCGTTTATTGACCAAATCATGTTGGTTGGGCAAGATAAAAAGATGTTGGGGGCGCTGATTGTTCCCAACCTAGACGTGTTGACCCAATGGGCAACTGCTCAAGGCATTGCCACAGAGCCTGCTTTAGATCTAGAAGCCGAAGCCGTGCAGGAATTGTTTCGCCGAGAGTTAACACGCGAGGTGAAAAACCGCCCCGGATATCGCCCTGACGATCGCATCGGTGTGTTTCGGCTAATCACAGAACCCTTTTCCGTCG
- the thiS gene encoding sulfur carrier protein ThiS, with protein sequence MPDLINHDVHDVIVVQVNGKLQQCLPQTGLLALFDQMGLNPRLIAVEYNGEILHRQYWQDTVLQPGDRLEIVTIVGGG encoded by the coding sequence ATGCCTGATCTCATAAACCATGATGTCCATGATGTAATTGTGGTGCAAGTTAATGGCAAGCTACAGCAGTGCTTACCTCAGACTGGCTTGTTGGCGCTGTTTGACCAAATGGGGCTAAACCCTCGATTGATTGCTGTGGAATATAATGGCGAGATTCTGCACCGCCAATATTGGCAAGATACAGTGCTGCAACCAGGCGATCGCCTTGAAATTGTAACAATTGTTGGTGGGGGATGA
- a CDS encoding response regulator transcription factor — MDPNPCVLVIEPDETLAHTISNDLRAAGYDSVIAAEAALVLRQIRDVKPDLIVLDRMLGGESGLQLCSHLRQVGMRIPVLLLMSRDEIDDRVACLEAGADDYFLKPYRADDFLQLVKLYLKPEGSSYEQLRFGELVLDLTTRQVFRNGRVIDLTMKEFELLKYLMEHPREVLTREQILENVWGYNFMGESNVIEVYVRYLRLKIEDDGEKRLIQTVRGVGYVLREP; from the coding sequence ATGGATCCTAATCCTTGCGTGCTTGTGATCGAACCCGATGAAACGCTGGCCCATACCATTAGCAATGACCTACGAGCAGCAGGTTACGATTCTGTGATTGCGGCTGAAGCTGCTCTCGTGTTGCGTCAAATCCGAGATGTCAAGCCCGACTTGATTGTGTTGGATCGAATGCTAGGCGGTGAGTCTGGTCTGCAACTGTGCAGTCACCTGCGCCAAGTGGGTATGCGAATCCCCGTGCTATTACTAATGTCGCGTGACGAAATTGACGATCGGGTGGCTTGTCTAGAGGCAGGTGCTGATGACTATTTTCTCAAGCCCTATCGCGCTGATGATTTTCTACAACTGGTGAAACTGTACCTCAAGCCTGAGGGTAGTAGTTATGAACAGTTGCGCTTCGGTGAACTCGTGCTTGACCTGACAACTCGGCAAGTGTTCCGTAATGGTCGAGTAATTGACTTGACCATGAAGGAATTTGAGCTGCTGAAATACCTAATGGAACACCCTAGGGAAGTGCTAACGCGGGAGCAAATTTTGGAAAATGTCTGGGGTTACAACTTTATGGGTGAATCGAATGTGATTGAGGTCTATGTGCGGTATCTGCGCCTGAAGATTGAAGATGATGGCGAGAAGCGACTAATCCAAACGGTGCGAGGTGTGGGCTACGTGCTGCGAGAACCGTAA
- the larE gene encoding ATP-dependent sacrificial sulfur transferase LarE yields MIEQKLDSLRELFAEMGRALIAYSGGIDSTLVAKVAWDVLGDRALAVTADSPSLLPEDLEDACAQARTIGIAHEIVRTHELENPNYATNPVNRCYFCKSELHDTLKSLALERGYPYVVDGVNADDLQDYRPGIQAAKERGVRSPLAEVGITKADVRAIARHLELPWWDKPAQPCLSSRFPYGETITVSKLQRVGRAEYYLRQQGLRDLRVRSEGDTARIELPPDQIQTFVATTDLNALVSRFKSLGFLYVTLDLEGFRSGKLNQVLAITPES; encoded by the coding sequence ATGATTGAGCAAAAACTAGACTCACTCCGGGAATTGTTTGCTGAAATGGGTCGGGCACTGATTGCCTACTCCGGGGGTATTGATAGTACGCTGGTGGCCAAAGTTGCCTGGGATGTGTTGGGCGATCGTGCCTTGGCGGTAACGGCTGATTCTCCCTCGCTGTTGCCTGAAGATTTGGAAGATGCCTGTGCTCAAGCCAGGACAATTGGCATTGCCCACGAGATTGTCCGCACCCATGAGCTAGAGAATCCCAACTATGCGACAAATCCAGTCAACCGCTGTTACTTCTGCAAAAGCGAACTGCATGATACCCTCAAATCCCTAGCCCTGGAGCGGGGTTATCCCTATGTGGTGGATGGTGTTAACGCTGACGACCTTCAGGATTATCGACCGGGCATCCAAGCAGCAAAGGAGCGGGGAGTGCGATCGCCCCTAGCAGAAGTGGGCATCACCAAAGCCGATGTGCGTGCCATTGCTCGGCATCTAGAATTGCCCTGGTGGGATAAGCCTGCCCAGCCTTGCCTTAGTTCACGGTTTCCCTATGGAGAAACCATTACTGTGAGCAAATTACAACGGGTAGGACGAGCAGAGTACTATCTACGCCAACAAGGGCTACGCGACTTGCGGGTGCGCTCTGAAGGAGACACTGCTCGGATCGAATTGCCTCCTGACCAGATTCAGACGTTTGTGGCTACAACCGACTTGAATGCCCTAGTGAGCAGATTTAAGTCCCTAGGGTTTCTCTATGTCACCTTGGATCTAGAAGGGTTTCGCAGCGGCAAGCTAAATCAAGTGCTAGCAATCACCCCCGAATCTTAA